A window of Fibrobacter sp. UWR3 contains these coding sequences:
- a CDS encoding DUF2779 domain-containing protein — translation MPEVLFTKSAFKIATHCPMQAYYYRNSKGKNLEYENQSAMDEFLKSMAEGGFQVGELAKIYGEVPPENDLEGCYGYDEPLKRTRELFEQENVNIAEAAFRFGDCFVRADVVKKQGNFIDLIEVKAKSWDPKDAFVNTPTRGANAGKRVVNSGIRDYLYDVAFQKWVVENALKNDYPGKTFTVRAYLMMADKSKVNSIPRLNSLFRVKKSVGSDGEKRAYAEVAPEAIEVLKNPHEHVLTPFYVDDECKQIIEGKTAEQADVLGMPFVSFIEEKSKWFVNNEKRYCLLGSKCFKCPFQLSEEGKAKGLKSGYEECWRKVAGFKDEDFEKPLLKELSGTGIKRDDWIRSGIYFIKDITEAVYPRKNDGTGAGWTINERKWVQIDRTNSGCKDPVILKDELRAEMATWKFPLHMIDFETTNSALPYFEKQRPYEQVAFQFSHHVIYENGRIEHKGQFLETRPGYFPNFKFVRELKEQLGAKGSVFRYATHENTILNAIRVQLMESKVKDKDELIEFIESITHRGKKKKDGHYEHEGERDMIDLCEVVKRFYWHPIMKGSNSIKQVLPAVLNSGMYLQEKYGKPIYGSEIKSCNYTPEEPFALITRDEAGGVKNPYKILPQLKEIEDKLIDEIAGQGMDKDELAQYVQNTSDAEMDSDGDTQINNGGLPLVLFRSFQALDPKVDWEKELTAANLTPDALKYKAIREGLLKYCELDTMAMVLVWEYFNNACKE, via the coding sequence ATGCCAGAAGTTCTTTTTACCAAATCCGCGTTCAAGATTGCAACCCACTGCCCGATGCAGGCTTATTATTACCGTAATTCCAAGGGCAAAAATTTGGAATACGAGAACCAGTCCGCTATGGACGAGTTCCTGAAATCCATGGCCGAGGGCGGTTTTCAGGTTGGTGAACTGGCAAAAATCTATGGCGAGGTTCCACCAGAGAATGACTTGGAAGGTTGCTATGGCTATGACGAGCCCCTTAAGCGCACTCGTGAACTCTTTGAACAGGAAAACGTGAACATCGCAGAAGCGGCGTTCCGTTTCGGTGATTGCTTTGTCCGTGCCGATGTGGTGAAAAAGCAGGGCAATTTTATTGACCTGATAGAGGTGAAGGCTAAAAGTTGGGACCCGAAAGATGCTTTCGTGAATACGCCGACTAGGGGCGCCAATGCGGGAAAGCGTGTCGTGAATTCAGGCATTCGTGACTACCTTTACGATGTTGCGTTCCAGAAGTGGGTTGTCGAGAACGCTCTGAAGAATGACTACCCAGGCAAGACATTTACAGTGCGCGCTTACTTGATGATGGCGGACAAGAGCAAGGTGAATTCCATCCCGCGATTGAACAGCCTTTTCCGTGTCAAGAAGAGCGTGGGGAGCGACGGCGAAAAACGTGCCTATGCCGAAGTTGCGCCTGAGGCTATTGAGGTGTTGAAGAATCCGCATGAGCATGTTCTGACTCCGTTCTATGTTGATGATGAATGCAAACAGATTATCGAAGGCAAGACGGCCGAACAGGCGGACGTGCTAGGCATGCCGTTTGTCTCGTTCATTGAAGAGAAATCAAAGTGGTTCGTGAACAACGAGAAACGTTATTGCCTTCTAGGCAGCAAGTGTTTTAAGTGCCCCTTCCAGCTTTCGGAAGAAGGCAAGGCCAAGGGCTTGAAAAGCGGTTACGAGGAATGTTGGCGCAAAGTAGCCGGCTTCAAGGACGAAGATTTCGAAAAACCGTTGCTTAAGGAATTGAGCGGGACCGGTATAAAGAGAGATGACTGGATTCGTAGCGGGATTTATTTTATAAAGGATATTACGGAAGCGGTGTATCCCCGCAAAAATGACGGAACGGGGGCAGGCTGGACTATCAATGAACGCAAGTGGGTCCAGATTGACAGAACGAATAGCGGTTGCAAGGACCCCGTTATCCTGAAGGACGAACTTCGCGCCGAGATGGCAACGTGGAAGTTTCCGCTCCACATGATCGATTTCGAGACGACGAACTCCGCATTGCCCTACTTTGAAAAACAACGTCCTTATGAACAGGTTGCTTTCCAGTTCTCGCACCACGTTATTTATGAAAATGGTCGCATAGAGCATAAGGGACAGTTCCTGGAAACTCGCCCGGGATATTTCCCGAACTTTAAATTTGTTCGTGAACTCAAAGAACAATTAGGTGCAAAAGGCTCGGTATTCCGCTATGCCACCCACGAAAACACCATCTTGAATGCGATTCGCGTGCAACTCATGGAATCAAAGGTAAAAGACAAGGATGAACTGATCGAATTTATCGAAAGCATTACGCATAGGGGCAAGAAGAAAAAGGACGGTCATTACGAACACGAAGGCGAACGCGACATGATTGACCTCTGCGAAGTCGTCAAGCGGTTCTACTGGCACCCGATTATGAAGGGCTCCAATTCCATCAAGCAGGTACTGCCCGCCGTACTTAACAGCGGAATGTACTTGCAGGAAAAATACGGCAAGCCCATTTACGGAAGTGAAATCAAGAGCTGCAATTACACGCCAGAAGAGCCATTCGCCTTGATTACCAGGGACGAGGCCGGTGGCGTGAAGAACCCGTACAAGATTCTGCCGCAGCTTAAGGAAATTGAGGACAAGCTCATTGACGAGATTGCGGGCCAGGGAATGGATAAGGATGAACTTGCCCAATATGTGCAGAATACAAGCGATGCGGAGATGGATTCCGATGGTGATACGCAAATCAACAACGGCGGCTTGCCACTAGTGCTGTTCCGCAGCTTCCAGGCGCTTGATCCGAAGGTAGACTGGGAAAAGGAACTGACCGCAGCCAATCTAACACCCGACGCGCTGAAGTACAAGGCAATCCGCGAAGGCTTGCTCAAGTACTGCGAACTCGACACCATGGCGATGGTGCTCGTGTGGGAATATTTTAACAATGCATGCAAGGAGTAA
- a CDS encoding McrB family protein, giving the protein MTNEEFKKIVEDWIKEKNQNKNDDEKWEKRPSVKVDDRILLNKGWINKKSNWVNTIAYTLLNCDGKPRNGTSIRISLDYRKDLNKLSKSNKLQVLNNLQEKLKIVFSEKYEICNSGGTEAPTQSGIYLIFGQPEEGKTWDKDSLNEALEKMHSFSENNINEYRSIVEQCENDFLTKIDGDDQMPEKESNIEDVTRLLLDNYNIILHGAPGTGKTYLAQQIAKKMIFGDSFDTKRDLTKEEQEQFDEQYVLVQFHQSYDYTDFVEGLRPKNDVDGKIGFARKDGVFKEFCSKAIGAHFSNFESAYKNFVDVLNKNKEMKLQTIKQKKTFSVRVNSNGNLYATPNTKAATDMPITKELLKTYIETGEIKDWKPYVTAIGEYLKENYFLGDLSVDDSQKNKKYIIVIDEINRGEMSKIFGELFFSIDPGYRGIKGKIRTQYQNLIEEKNVFTDGFYVPENVYIIGTMNDIDRSVESMDFAMRRRFAFKEITAKDTQKSMFGDGTEWKNGNDEKIDVSSCLGDIKRRMNDLNNAILNKELNLGQAYQIGGAYFLKFANYCKIDENKKAYKSQDEAYGSLWENHLECVLREYLRGMDPDNDKLRTLARAYGFSEEETLKMYPKNEEKA; this is encoded by the coding sequence ATGACAAATGAAGAATTTAAAAAAATTGTAGAAGACTGGATTAAGGAAAAAAATCAAAATAAAAATGATGATGAAAAATGGGAAAAAAGACCTTCCGTAAAAGTGGATGATCGTATTCTTCTGAATAAGGGTTGGATTAATAAAAAATCGAATTGGGTCAATACGATTGCCTATACCTTATTAAATTGTGATGGAAAACCGAGGAATGGTACTTCAATAAGGATTTCTCTTGATTATAGAAAAGATCTAAATAAACTAAGTAAATCTAATAAATTGCAAGTTTTGAATAATTTACAAGAGAAACTTAAAATTGTGTTTTCAGAAAAATATGAGATTTGTAATTCTGGTGGAACGGAAGCGCCTACCCAAAGTGGAATCTATCTTATTTTTGGTCAACCCGAAGAGGGGAAAACATGGGACAAGGATTCCCTGAATGAAGCACTTGAAAAAATGCATTCGTTTAGCGAAAATAACATAAATGAATATCGAAGCATTGTTGAGCAATGCGAAAATGATTTTTTAACAAAAATTGATGGAGATGACCAAATGCCTGAAAAAGAATCCAACATAGAAGACGTAACTAGGCTCCTACTTGACAACTACAACATCATTCTTCATGGTGCGCCGGGAACAGGGAAAACTTACCTAGCGCAACAGATTGCCAAAAAAATGATATTTGGGGATTCTTTTGATACGAAAAGAGATTTGACAAAGGAAGAGCAAGAGCAGTTTGATGAGCAATATGTACTTGTCCAGTTTCATCAATCCTATGACTATACGGACTTTGTTGAGGGATTGCGTCCAAAAAATGACGTTGATGGAAAAATTGGCTTTGCGCGAAAAGATGGCGTGTTTAAGGAATTTTGTTCAAAGGCGATTGGTGCCCATTTTTCAAATTTTGAGTCTGCCTATAAAAATTTTGTAGATGTATTGAACAAGAATAAAGAAATGAAACTGCAGACCATAAAACAAAAGAAAACATTTAGCGTTCGCGTGAATAGCAATGGCAACTTGTATGCGACTCCTAATACGAAAGCTGCTACAGATATGCCCATAACAAAGGAATTGCTAAAAACATACATAGAAACGGGTGAGATAAAAGATTGGAAACCTTATGTTACTGCAATCGGAGAGTATTTAAAAGAAAATTATTTTTTGGGTGATTTGTCAGTTGATGATTCTCAAAAAAACAAAAAATACATCATTGTTATAGACGAAATTAATCGTGGTGAAATGTCAAAAATTTTTGGTGAATTGTTTTTCTCTATTGATCCAGGATATCGAGGAATAAAAGGAAAAATTAGAACTCAATATCAGAATTTGATTGAAGAAAAGAATGTGTTCACAGATGGCTTTTATGTCCCCGAAAATGTATATATCATTGGCACGATGAATGATATTGACCGCAGTGTCGAAAGCATGGACTTCGCTATGCGTCGTAGATTCGCGTTTAAGGAAATTACTGCCAAAGATACCCAGAAGTCGATGTTTGGGGATGGAACCGAATGGAAAAATGGTAATGATGAGAAAATAGATGTTTCATCCTGCCTTGGCGACATAAAGCGTCGAATGAACGATCTGAACAATGCCATTCTGAATAAAGAGCTTAATTTAGGTCAGGCATATCAGATTGGTGGAGCTTATTTCTTAAAATTTGCCAATTACTGTAAAATAGACGAAAATAAAAAGGCTTATAAATCTCAAGATGAAGCGTACGGATCTCTTTGGGAAAACCATCTTGAATGCGTGCTGCGTGAATATCTCCGCGGTATGGATCCCGATAATGATAAGTTGAGAACTCTCGCACGTGCATATGGTTTTTCAGAAGAAGAAACACTCAAGATGTATCCGAAAAATGAAGAGAAAGCATAA
- a CDS encoding McrC family protein, which yields MRISLADNQYKAKSWNEVSNGVSWNKDFKESLEEISGKSLQDLRKNKKFLFFPSDEAKADLDNRNNFVYKLSWKQNEPPSFQTGNVMGFLGVDDDLQMQIISRFDQPDSKDGTQCHKNFFLHYMLQRVCNVAFAPQTNSAEDDFFEFLYYLFPSYLRKACAQGIFRAYVTREYNDANVRGPIDVSRHIRYNIPFNGKIAYHTREYTTDNKVTQLIRHTIEYIRSLSVGSSILDADIDTRNDVNAIVAATTTYSRNARMQVIAKNLHPVTHPYYTEYEELRKICIAILQHKKLSYGDSDKPIAGILFDGASLWEEYLAKVFEDNGVNLIHSNNRTRDDGIPLLKEGRKNHYPDFYRKKSDDKESIVLDAKYKKLCIGKEDGDIDKEDGEIDDKDNSIDGKPKIYLRGRDVMQMLAYMHALEAKKAVLISPYVFNAENKEKYDILERSWSTAGYGSSISVIGVPIPAYDEKTRWEEFKEMMHQIEKQFIIKIQDILKKTGNT from the coding sequence ATGCGGATTTCTCTTGCAGACAATCAGTACAAGGCAAAGTCTTGGAACGAGGTTTCCAATGGCGTTTCTTGGAATAAAGATTTTAAAGAGTCACTAGAAGAAATAAGCGGGAAATCCCTTCAAGATTTACGGAAGAACAAGAAATTCCTCTTTTTCCCATCCGATGAGGCTAAGGCAGATTTAGACAACCGTAATAACTTTGTCTATAAACTTTCGTGGAAACAAAACGAACCTCCGTCCTTTCAGACGGGGAATGTCATGGGATTCTTGGGCGTTGACGATGATTTGCAAATGCAAATTATATCCCGATTTGATCAGCCAGATTCGAAGGATGGTACACAATGTCATAAAAATTTCTTTTTACATTATATGCTTCAGAGGGTGTGTAATGTTGCCTTCGCCCCGCAAACCAATTCTGCCGAAGATGATTTTTTTGAATTCCTATATTACTTGTTTCCTAGTTATTTAAGAAAAGCGTGTGCTCAGGGTATTTTTCGTGCGTATGTGACTCGGGAATATAACGACGCCAATGTTCGTGGACCAATTGATGTTTCGCGTCATATTCGTTATAATATTCCTTTCAATGGGAAAATTGCCTACCACACCCGCGAATACACGACCGATAACAAGGTGACTCAACTAATTCGGCACACTATTGAATATATCCGTAGTTTGAGCGTGGGTAGTTCTATTCTTGATGCAGATATAGATACGCGCAATGATGTGAATGCGATTGTCGCAGCAACCACAACCTACTCTCGAAATGCGAGAATGCAGGTAATTGCTAAAAATTTGCATCCCGTAACACATCCTTATTATACTGAATATGAGGAACTGCGGAAAATTTGCATAGCCATATTGCAACATAAGAAATTGAGTTATGGCGATAGCGATAAACCAATTGCGGGAATTCTGTTTGATGGGGCAAGCCTTTGGGAAGAATATCTGGCGAAGGTGTTTGAAGATAATGGAGTGAATTTAATTCATTCTAATAATAGAACTAGGGATGACGGAATTCCGTTGCTGAAAGAAGGCCGAAAGAATCATTATCCAGATTTTTATCGTAAAAAGTCTGATGATAAGGAGAGCATTGTTTTGGATGCCAAGTACAAGAAGTTGTGCATTGGTAAAGAAGATGGTGATATTGATAAAGAAGATGGCGAAATAGATGACAAAGATAATTCTATAGATGGCAAGCCCAAAATCTATCTACGGGGTCGCGATGTAATGCAGATGCTTGCTTATATGCATGCACTGGAAGCGAAAAAAGCTGTTTTGATTTCGCCATATGTGTTTAATGCTGAAAACAAAGAAAAATATGATATTTTAGAAAGGTCTTGGTCTACTGCGGGATATGGCAGTAGTATTTCTGTGATTGGCGTTCCTATTCCAGCTTATGATGAAAAAACTAGATGGGAAGAATTTAAAGAAATGATGCATCAAATCGAAAAGCAATTTATTATAAAGATTCAAGACATATTGAAAAAAACTGGAAATACATAA
- a CDS encoding DnaB-like helicase C-terminal domain-containing protein yields MSEEKMMPIADFVEEMVAKADCTKRQDCQGFTGFRDIDNLTNGMKKGGLILLAARPGVGKSTLASNIAGNMAIDCHRRVAFFCMEMGNELFAQSIVCSRAHVKGSALRNNKMTSAEKDRIAAIARIVKDAPLFIDERRDWNVAELVDTVREMNKEKKLDLVIVDYLQLVISDKGESREEKLENVARELKVLANELRIPIIVTAMLSRHNEKGAGHLKPEELREIGLAVQQADSVWILDRRYMRTHRDEDKRLAELYVDKKIILLKFFSEYLEFCDMNEEEKSGYFYREPEDKSDMG; encoded by the coding sequence ATGAGCGAAGAGAAGATGATGCCTATTGCGGATTTTGTGGAAGAGATGGTCGCGAAGGCGGACTGCACGAAGCGCCAGGATTGCCAGGGCTTTACTGGCTTTCGGGACATTGACAACTTGACAAACGGGATGAAGAAGGGGGGCTTGATCCTGCTGGCGGCGCGCCCCGGCGTTGGGAAATCTACGCTCGCGTCCAATATTGCGGGGAACATGGCGATTGATTGCCATAGGCGTGTCGCGTTCTTCTGCATGGAAATGGGCAATGAGCTTTTTGCGCAGAGCATAGTTTGTTCTCGTGCGCATGTGAAGGGCTCGGCCTTGCGGAACAACAAGATGACCTCCGCCGAGAAGGACCGGATCGCAGCAATCGCCCGAATTGTCAAGGACGCTCCGCTGTTTATCGACGAGCGCCGCGACTGGAATGTTGCGGAACTTGTAGATACGGTGCGCGAGATGAACAAGGAAAAGAAACTCGATCTCGTCATTGTCGACTATCTGCAGCTGGTGATATCGGACAAGGGAGAATCTCGCGAAGAAAAACTGGAGAATGTCGCTCGTGAGCTGAAGGTCCTTGCCAACGAGCTCCGCATCCCCATCATCGTCACCGCGATGCTCAGCCGCCACAACGAGAAGGGTGCCGGCCACCTGAAGCCGGAAGAACTGCGCGAGATCGGCCTTGCCGTGCAGCAGGCGGATTCTGTCTGGATTCTGGACCGGCGCTATATGCGGACGCACCGGGACGAAGACAAACGCCTGGCCGAACTCTATGTGGATAAAAAGATAATCCTTCTAAAATTTTTTTCCGAGTATTTGGAATTCTGCGACATGAACGAGGAAGAAAAGTCGGGATATTTCTATAGAGAGCCGGAAGACAAGAGCGACATGGGCTAA